A window from Citrus sinensis cultivar Valencia sweet orange chromosome 3, DVS_A1.0, whole genome shotgun sequence encodes these proteins:
- the LOC102611978 gene encoding uncharacterized protein LOC102611978, whose amino-acid sequence MVRTAACNYLIPALTLLPKPMESSLFTRNANLIGVLGITTTSSRRRFSSASKISMSLRAGIVGLPNVGKSTLFNAVVENGKAQAANFPFCTIEPNVGIVAVPDPRLHVLSGLSKSQKAVPASVEFVDIAGLVKGASQGEGLGNKFLSHIREVDSILQVVRCFEDNDIVHVNGKVDPKSDVDVINLELVFSDLDQIEKRMEKLKKGKAKDSQSKLKEDAEKAALEKIQQALMDGKPARSVTLNDFERDSIKQLCLLTMKPIIYVANVAESDLADPGSNPHVNEVMNLASDLQSGRVTISAQVEAELTELPSEERVEYLTSLGVSESGLGNLIRSTYSLLGLRTYFTSGEKETKAWTIRAGMTAPQAAGVIHSDFEKGFIRAETVAYDDFVAAGSLAAAREKGLLRSEGKDYIVQEGDVMLFRFNV is encoded by the exons atggttagaACAGCGGCATGCAATTATCTGATTCCCGCCTTAACACTGCTTCCAAAGCCAATGGAGTCGTCTCTTTTCACTCGAAACGCAAACTTAATCGGCGTTTTGGGGATTACTACTACTAGTTCTAGAAGGAGATTTTCCTCCGCTTCCAAGATAAGCATGAGCTTGAGAGCAGGCATCGTCGGCCTTCCTAACGTCGGCAAATCCACTCTCTTTAACGCCGTC GTGGAGAACGGAAAGGCTCAAGCTGctaattttccattttgcaCAATAGAGCCAAATGTAGGGATTGTTGCTGTTCCAGATCCGCGACTCCATGTACTTTCTGGTCTCAGCAAATCCCAAAAGGCTGTTCCAGCTTCCGTAGAGTTTGTTGACATTGCCGGACTTGTGAAGGGTGCAAGTCAAGGCGAG GGGTTGGGCAATAAGTTTTTATCACATATTCGTGAGGTGGACTCCATTCTTCAG GTTGTGCGATGTTTTGAAGACAACGACATTGTTCATGTGAATGGAAAAGTTGATCCCAAGTCTGATGTTGATGTTATCAACTTAGAGCTTGTTTTCTCAGATTTGGATCAG ATTGAGAAAAGAATGGAGAAGCTCAAAAAAGGGAAGGCAAAAGATTCACAATCTAAACTTAAG GAGGATGCAGAAAAGGCTGCGTTGGAAAAAATTCAGCAAGCACTTATGGATGGCAAACCAGCGAGATCTGTCactttaaatgattttgaaagGGATTCTATAAAGCAGCTTTGCTTACTTACTATGAAACCCATAATATATGTTGCAAATGTTGCAGAGTCTGATCTAGCTGATCCTGGAAGTAATCCCCATGTCAATGAAGTGATGAATCTTGCATCTGACTTGCAATCTGGGAGAGTGACAATTTCTGCACAG GTCGAGGCAGAACTAACTGAACTTCCATCCGAAGAAAGAGTAGAATATTTGACTTCTCTTGGTGTCAGTGAGAGTGGCCTAGGGAACCTTATCAGGTCAACGTATAGCCTTTTGGGGTTACGTACATACTTCACTTCTGGCGAAAAG GAAACAAAAGCCTGGACTATACGTGCAG GTATGACAGCACCTCAGGCTGCTGGAGTTATTCATTCTGACTTTGAGAAAGGTTTCATTCGAGCTGAGACT GTGGCTTATGATGATTTTGTTGCTGCTGGTTCTCTTGCAGCAGCAAGAGAAAAAGGACTT ttgAGATCCGAGGGTAAAGATTACATTGTACAAGAAGGAGATGTGATGCTATTTCGTTTTAATGTTTAG